The genome window GTGGCCAGGGCAACATAAAGGACACGTTCAAACAGTTACTTTATTACATTCAAACCCTTATGGTGTTTACGGTTTATCAGGAAATGTAATAGAATGGACACAATCTAAGAATAAATTTGAGTATAATTGTCGCTCAAAAGTTTCATCCGAATATGAAACATTTATTACAGTTGGCAGTGGTTGGACATATCCCGAAGAGTATGCTTCGTATGATAAACAATGTTTTACAGAAACTAATGTAGGTGCAACAAACGACCATTTTGGGTTTAGAGTTGTAAAAAGAAAATAACTCAAACAAACCTATGTGCCTGAAATCACATAACAATGCGTTCAACACCGACCCGCGAGAACGTGCGTTTTCTTGAGCTAGATTCAAACAATTACATCGCGCAAGGTTAATTGCCAAACTGGTTGGCGGGCGGGTTAACTCGGTCGTTAGCGCGGCCAAAGTAATCGGGAGTATACCTGTGAGGAGTAGACAATCGAGGAGAGCAAATGGGCGCAGACTACCTGGAACAAATTAGAAAAGAGATAGCGTACATCAAGCCATACGAGAACCAGGATTTTGAGTGGTACAACAAAGGAATGACATTGCTGAGGAACGCAAAGCTAGAAGCAGCCGAGCTGAAGTTCAAAGAGTTGGTGATGTCGCAGCCTAAACACCATAATGGGTATCACGGTCTGGCGCTCACCTATCAGAAGATGGGACGCAAGGATGAATCCGTGTTTTTTATGGAGGAAGCGATTGCCAGAGCCAAGTCGTTCGTGGACGAAGGCACAATGGATCAGGAAGCTCTGGATTGGTTAGAGCAGGACCTTGGGCAGATCCAGCAGATGTAGGAGCGTCAATCAATTGGACGTGGCGGAGTCTGTAGCGATCAGTGAGTGCGACAAACGAAGCCGTTTGACAGTTTAGGAGGTATGCTTCGTCCCTGCCTGGGAGAGAGGGAAACTTGCAGTGGTTCGGGAGGGGTTTCGTGAGAGCCGCAAAAGACATCCTTCGCGGACTACGGATGCCTTTTGCTAGTCTCAGGCGGGGAGAGGTGGTAATCGACGCTCGGCGAAAGCTACTGATGGTAGAAGTGGTGAGTTGGAATGGGGAGTTAGCGTGCTCGCATGGTGAAAGCGCAAAAGCTATCCTTCGGGGCAGTCGAAGGAACACACGCGAATCAGACCGTCGGCGGGGCGAAGGTGAAACGCGAGCGAGGAGCGGATAACTTTTGCTTGTTTCGTGAGCGAAAGTATGTTGGTGAAGCAATCAGTTGAAGCGGGAAGCGGATTTGTCGACAGGTCGAGAGAACGTGGAGGGGAATGCGCCTTGGGAGCGGGTTCGTTGGGCAAAAGTAAAGGGCCGCGCTAACAACGCGTTGCAGCCGACTTGGCTAATCGGCGCGCTTTTCGAGTTTCCTCACCCGCATTGGGGTCGGTTTGCAGGCGGATGTGCTCGCGCCGAACCCGCCAAGCGGCTGAACGCAACCGTTATGTGCTAACTAAGAGATGAGGTGCAAAATGTATGAAAAATTTATTCAATCTGAACCATCAGTAATGATGGGAAAACCAGTAATTACAGGAACACGAATTTCAGTTGAACTCATTTTAGAAAAGTTAGCTGCTGGTGAAACATTTGAGCAGATTATAGATGCTCATCCTCGGTTAACTATGGATGCTATTCAAGCAGCCCTCGGTTTTGCGGCAAAAGCTTTAAAAGCTGATGTGATTTACCCTATATCGAGAGTTGCGTAATGAATATAATGGCTGATGAATGTGTTGATAGACAGATTGTTGAAATTCTCAGAGAAGAAGGTCATGATGTGCTTTATATAGCGGAGATAGATCCAAGTATTTCCGATGACATTGTATTTGAAAGGGCAAATCAACAAAATGCTTTATTGTTAACAGCTGACAAAGATTTTGGAGAGTTAGTTTTTCGTCAGAATAAAATTTTAAACGGAGTATTGTTTTTTCGTTTGGCTGGATTATCTCAACTTGCAAAAGCTAAAATTATTTCATCTGTTGTACAAGAACACTCAGATAAGCTTTATCAATCTTTTACGGTGGTTTCTCCTGGAATTGTACGTATTCGTAAAGGAATCAGATAATCACTTACATCTGACCTGGGGTGTCCAAAAACTCAGTTTTGTGGTTACTTTTTTTGCTCAACTTTTGGCCCTATCATGAGTGCGATTAATATCTTGGCACATTGTTGGGGTCATGAAATGCAGCATTAAAATTATCTTCCCCAACCAAATCCCGGCATTCTTTGCACTCCTGCCATATCCCTGAATGGCTGTTATTGTAATGAAAATGGCAGAGACCCTCGTGCTCGTGATGATATTGGCAATAATCTCCACCTTTTATAGATGCAAAAGAAGTGTCACAGCAAATCCATTGGTCACAACATTTTGTTTTTATTAAAGGAACAGAATCGTTTCCACAAAAGCTACAATGTTTGCCAGGGATTATTTTTGCTTGCAATCTATCATATGTCATTCAGGCACCTTCAATATTTTCAGTAAAATTTGCGTAGACCATAACAAAATGCCGTCAATAATTCAAAATTGCTGATTGAAAAAAATTATTATTCCCTATATATTCAAATATTTTAACCAAAAAGATGGTTATTGCTATGAGTAAAGTTTCAAAATTAAAAAAAGTAGAACTGCCTGGAAAGACAAAGCAGTTGATCGTACTCGTATAATTAAGTATCAGAAAGCTGAGCTGAAACGTACTAAAAATGAACGAAATAAATACAAGTCTGAACTCCGGAAAAATAGACAAGAATTAGAACAAGAACGTAAAAAGAACACATTGTCGGTTAATAGTAAGGAGGAATTGATTTTTATTTCTTTACGCCTATTTTTGGTCGGACACGTTGGATTCAGAGCAATATCAAGAATGTTTGGCATTTTACAAGCATACCTTGGGATAACCAAAACACCGTGCCCTCAAACGATCATTAACTGGGTCACCAGATATTCACTATCAAAAATCTGGAACTATAAAGGGCTTTCTTCTGTTTCTTTTGATATGGATAAGATTGTAAATGGTGCTATTTGGATGATAGATACCTCAATAGCATTGGGAGCTGATAAAATTCTTGCTATTTTGGAGCTTAGAACTGATCATTTTAAAAATCATGAAGGTGCTCCAACTCTTGAAAACATCAATTGTGTAGCAATTTCAGTGGCGAAATCATGGACTGGAGAATCCATTGCAAATTTTTTACAAAAGGTGATTCTCATCACCGGAAAACCTGCTGCATATTTGAAAGACGGAGGAATGGACCTCATGAAAGGTGTCAGACTCCTAAATGAAAGAGGATTTTCAAGTTTCTCCATTGATGATATTTCTCATGTTGTTGCCAATCTATTAAAAAAAGAATATACAAAACATCCTTCGTATGACTGTTTTATCTCTGCTTGCGGACAAGCCTCAAAAAAATTTAAGCAAACAGTACTTGCATTTTTTGCACCCCCAAAGGTTTCGACAAAAGCTCGATTCATGAATATTCATCGAATGGTGAAATGGGCTGAAATGGTTCTTAAGCACTCACCACGGGGGCGAGTTTCAAAGGGCTCTGTAGTTTCAAAACTTAGGAATTATCTTGGTAAACTTCCTGAATATAAACAGTTTATCAAGCGATTTCTTCGTGATGCATCTCCTCTTTTAAAAAGCCAGGAAATTCTTAAAGCTCAAGGCTTGAATATGAAAACCTACAAAGAGTGCAAAGAACTTTTAAAAAATATCCCTCAAAGCTCTCAAGTACGTATCGGTTTTATTACCTGGATGGAAAAACAATTAATAGTCGCTGAATCATTGGGCATGGGCAATACTGGAATGCCTATTTGTTCTGATAATATTGAATCCCTGTTTGGACTTGGTAAAACACATGGTACAGGAGAAGTAAAAGATGCAAACCGAATTGCACTTCGTTTACCGGCTTTTTGCGGATCTGTGAATAGAGAATCCGTTCGGATGGCAATGGGCGTTACAGTAAAGGAACAACAGGAAGTTGAAAATAAGTTGTTGTCTTTAACTCGGCAGCGCCGAAAAATTTTACCAACCCCCGGAAGCCTTACAGATAGTTTGTCAACTGAGTTTGACTGTGGTTTAACTCTTCTACCGGTGCCAAAAAATGATGAAAAATCAAAAGATGTAACTGATATTACAGCAAATTTTGAACAATTAGGTGGGCCCGTAAATAAGTTTACAAAACAACCTTACGCGCTCAATAATGCCGAATATAATAACCGTGCCGCAGCTTAATAAGCATTTGTTTGACCACATTCAAATATAAATAATGGGTATTATCAACAAGTTAATGCTTTGTTTATAAATGTAGTAAATTGACATACATAACTTATATTCTGAAGGGGGGGGGCAAATCCTGAGCAAGCTAATTATGGGAATTTAGACACCCCACATTAAAAGGGTACATGGTAATAAAGAAAAAGACGGCAAGAAAGCGTTCAAGCCGTTTTATGAAGAGAATATGGATATGGTGCAAGGATAACCGTCATAAGCCAATGGTCGAGCAGTATGAGATTCCTTTGCAGTAAACTGCGAGGTTTTTACCAGTACTTTGGTGTAATAAGTAACTACAAAGCGCTGGAAGTTGTGTTTGAATATACTGAGAAAGCATGGCGTCGATGGTTAAGCCGAAGAAGTCACAAGGGCGAAGTAATGTTCGAGGACTTGCGCACAACATACCCACTGCCATTACCCAGAATAGTCCATAATATTTGATGCCGTAAGGGCTGCAAAGTTATACGCCAAACGGGGTGTCGCCTGTTTGGTTGATAATCCGGTAAAAAGGATTTGAACCGAGGAACCGTATGAGGGAAATCTTCACGTACGGGTCTGTAGGGGGGGGCGTCGGGTAACCGATGCTCCTACCTGGAAACACGGACGCAAAAAACGCGCCGGTTAATTGCGACGTTCCAGGCGGCTGCGCCGCGATTAGCCACAGAGAATTGAATCTATGTTTAATGAAGAGCGTGATTATAACAAATTTGTATGGGAAGACTTGGGTGATCTTGAAAGCGGGAGACCAAACCTTGGTTTAAGTGTTCCGGTTTTTGTTTATCGATTACTCCAATATACTTTTCGAGACGTGATGATAACCGAGTTAGGTATAAACAAAACAAATGATATCATCATTAAGGCAGGCAGTCTTGCCGGGAGGCAATTTTGTGAGAATATGCTGAACAGGGAACTCGATTTTAACGAATTTGTATCTCAGTTACAAAAAGTACTCAGAGAGCAAGCCATCGGGATTCTTCGCATTGAAAAAGTTGATCTTGAGAACATGAGGTTTACATTAACAGTTGCTGAAGATCTTGATTGTTCTGGCCTACCGCCCTCCGATGAGGTTGTTTGTCAATATGATGAGGGTTTTATTGTGGGGTGTCTAAATCCCCATAATTAGCTTGCTCAGGATTTGGCCCCCCCTTCAGAATATAAGTTATGTATGTCAATTTGCTCCATTTATAAACAAAGCATTAACATGTTGATAATACCCATTATTTATATTTGAATGTGGTTAAACAAATGCTTATTAAGCTGCGGCACGGTTATTATATTCGGCATTATTGAGCGCGTAAGGTTGTTTTGTAAACTTATTTACGGGCCCACCTAATTGTTCAAAATTTGCTGTAATATCAGTTACATCTTTTGATTTTTCATCATTTTTTGGCACCGGTAGAAGAGTTAAACCACAGTCAAACTCAGTTGACAAACTATCTGTAAGGCTTCCGGGGGTTGGTAAAATTTTTCGGCGCTGCCGAGTTAAAGACAACAACTTATTTTCAACTTCCTGTTGTTCCTTTACTGTAACGCCCATTGCCATCCGAACGGATTCTCTATTCACAGATCCGCAAAAAGCCGGTAAACGAAGTGCAATTCGGTTTGCATCTTTTACTTCTCCTGTACCATGTGTTTTACCAAGTCCAAACAGGGATTCAATATTATCAGAACAAATAGGCATTCCAGTATTGCCCATGCCCAATGATTCAGCGACTATTAATTGTTTTTCCATCCAGGTAATAAAACCGATACGTACTTGAGAGCTTTGAGGGATATTTTTTAAAAGTTCTTTGCACTCTTTGTAGGTTTTCATATTCAAGCCTTGAGCTTTAAGAATTTCCTGGCTTTTTAAAAGAGGAGATGCATCACGAAGAAATCGCTTGATAAACTGTTTATATTCAGGAAGTTTACCAAGATAATTCCTAAGTTTTGAAACTACAGAGTCCTTTGAAACTCGCCCCCGTGGTGAGTGCTTAAGAACCATTTCAGCCCATTTCACCATTCGATGAATATTCATGAATCGAGCTTTTGTCGAAACCTTTGGGGGTGCAAAAAATGCAAGTACTGTTTGCTTAAATTTTTTTGAGGCTTGTCCGCAAGCAGAGATAAAACAGTCATACGAAGGATGTTTTGTATATTCTTTTTTTAATAGATTGGCAACAACATGAGAAATATCATCAATGGAGAAACTTGAAAATCCTCTTTCATTTAGGAGTCTGACACCTTTCATGAGGTCCATTCCTCCGTCTTTCAAATATGCAGCAGGTTTTCCGGTGATGAGAATCACCTTTTGTAAAAAATTTGCAATGGATTCTCCAGTCCATGATTTCGCCACTGAAATTGCTACACAATTGATGTTTTCAAGAGTTGGAGCACCTTCATGATTTTTAAAATGATCAGTTCTAAGCTCCAAAATAGCAAGAATTTTACCAGCTCCCAATGCTATTGAGGTATCTATCATCCAAATAGCACCATTTACAATCTTATCCATATCAAAAGAAACAGAAGAAAGCCCTTTATAGTTCCAGATTTTTGATAGTGAATATCTGGTGACCCAGTTAATGATCGTTTGAGGGCACGGTATTTTGGTTATCCCAAGGTATGCTTGTAAAATGCCAAACATTCTTGATATTGCTCTGAATCCAACGTGTCCGACCAAAAATAGGCGTAAAGAAATAAAAATCAATTCCTCCTTACTATTAACCGACAATGTGTTCTTTTTACGTTCTTGTTCTAATTCTTGTCTATTTTTCCGGAGTTCAGACTTGTATTTATTTCGTTCATTTTTAGTACGTTTCAGCTCAGCTTTCTGATACTTAATTATACGAGTACGATCAACTGCTTTGTCTTTCCAGGCAGTTCTACTTTTTTTAATTTTGAAACTTTACTCATAGCAATAACCATCTTTTTGGTTAAAATATTTGAATATATAGGGAATAATAATTTTTTTCAATCAGCAATTTTGAATTATTGACGGCATTTTGTTATGGTCTACGCAAATTTTACTGAAAATATTGAAGGTGCCTGAATGACATATGATAGATTGCAAGCAAAAATAATCCCTGGCAAACATTGTAGCTTTTGTGGAAACGATTCTGTTCCTTTAATAAAAACAAAATGTTGTGACCAATGGATTTGCTGTGACACTTCTTTTGCATCTATAAAAGGTGGAGATTATTGCCAATATCATCACGAGCACGAGGGTCTCTGCCATTTTCATTACAATAACAGCCATTCAGGGATATGGCAGGAGTGCAAAGAATGCCGGGATTTGGTTGGGGAAGATAATTTTAATGCTGCATTTCATGACCCCAACAATGTGCCAAGATATTAATCGCACTCATGATAGGGCCAAAAGTTGAGCAAAAAAAGTAGCCACAAAACTGAGTTTTTGGACACCCCATACTTAATTATACGAGTACGATCAACTGCTTTGTCTTTCCAGGCAGTTCTACTTTTTTTAATTTTGAAACTTTACTCATAGCAATAACCATCTTTTTGGTTAAAATATTTGAATATATAGGGAATAATAATTTTTTTCAATCAGCAATTTTGAATTATTGACGGCATTTTGTTATGGTCTACGCAAATTTTACTGAAAATATTGAAGGTGCCTGAATGACATATGATAGATTGCAAGTAAAAATAATCCCTGGCAAACATTGTAGCTTTTGTGGAAACGATTCTGTTCCTTTAATAAAAACAAAATGTTGTGACCAATGGATTTGCTGTGACACTTCTTTTGCATCTATAAAAGGTGGAGATTATTGCCAATATCATCACGAGCACGAGGGTCTCTGCCATTTTCATTACAATAACAGCCATTCAAGGATATGGCAGGAGTGCAAAGAATGCCGGGATTTGGTTGGGGAAGATAATTTTAATGCTGCATTTCATGACCCCAACAATGTGCCAAGATATTAATCGCACTCATGATAGGGCCAAAAGTTGAGCAAAAAAAGTAGCCACAAAACTGAGTTTTTGGACACCCCAGTTTTATTGCCGGCATTATGGAGGCCTATACAGGAAAACCTTTCTATGCAAAAGAGATAGACTGTTGGGCAAGTGGTGACAGGCTTTGCCGATTTGATGTAAGACTGCAAAAGGATACTGAATGATGGAAAAAATTACCGCAAAACTTGCAATTCTTTTGCAAGGCAAAATCCCTGAAAAAATTGACACTGAAAACATTACTGATGAACGTGAACAAAATCTTGCAAAAACGCTGAATCAACTTATTACTTTTATGCAGGAGGTACATGATTTCATCATTCCGTTATCGAAAGGGGAATTAGCCGAGATAAAAATTTCGCCAAAGAATTTTTTCGGATCACCTTTCAAGGAATTGCATTCCCGCTTGCTTCATCTCACTTGGCAGGCAAACCAAGTAGCAAAGGGTGATTTTAGCCAGCGGGTCGACTTTATGGGTGATTTCTCTGAAGCATTTAACTCTATGATTGTTTCTCTCGATAATAATGAAAAGCTGCTCAAGAGGAAAATCGATGAGCTGGAAAACGCTCTTTCTCATATTAAAAAACTGGAAGGTATTCTACCAATATGTTCTAATTGTAAAAAAATAAGACTGGAAGGAACTGACCCGAAAAAGCAAGATAACTGGGTGCAAATAGAGAGTTATATAAGCGAAAAAACAGAAGCCCAATTTTCACATTCTATTTGTCCGGAATGTATGAAAAAGCTGTATCCGGATTTTGTGTAAATGGGCTAACAAGGCAAATTAACTCGGATGCAAATTCCGCTGCGCTCCAGTTGCACCGGTTATTTGCAACGTTCCAGGCGGCTACGCCGCCTGGAATCGCGGTGCTGACTTCGTCCAGCTCCTTGCCCCGGCGCTTGCGCCGGAACAAGGTACTTGACCGGTCGCCGTGGGCTTTTCAAGCAAGCATAGCTTGCTTGAAAAGCCCACGGCGACCGGTCAGCACCGCGATTAGGGCTCCAGAGAATATGAGGTGATCATATGAAACGAGATGAATTAATTGAGCAAATAAGGCAGGCTATTCATGAGGTGGAACTTGAGGCAGAAATAATCCTTTACGGTTCACGCTCCCGTGGGGATGCTCTCTCGGAATCAGACTGGGACTTACTCATCCTGGTTGATGGCCCTATTAACGATGAACGTACAGATCGAATTCGGCACAGGCTCTATGAAATAGAATGGGAATATGGAGAAGTCATCTCATCGATTGTGCGGACTCGTGAAGAATGGAATAGTAACCTCTATCAGGCTATACCATTTCACCAAAGAGTGCAGCAGGAAGGAATCAGACTATGACGGAATGGAGCAAGGATCTGGTGTTGTACCGTATGGCCCGAGCACAAGAGACTCTGGAAGATGCTCGTATTCTTGCCAATGCAAGGCGGTGGAATGCTTGTGTGAACCGGCTCTATTATGCCTGCTTCTATGCGGTATCGGCTCTTCTTGTACGTCACTGCCTGTCATCATCCAAGCATACGGGCGTGCGTAGTCTTTTTAATAGGCAGTATGTGAGGACGGGTAAGATCCCGAAGGATTTGGCACGGATCTACAATGATCTTTTTGAGAGACGTCAAGAGGGTGACTACATCGATTTTGTAAGGTTTCAAGAACCACAGGTTTTGCCATGGATCTCAAAGGCAGAACAACTCGTTGGGTTTATCATCAGCTTGGTTGAAAAAGAGATAAGTTGACTTACTTACTCTCTTTATCCGGTTCGGGAAAGCCCTGCCCTAACCAGGCGGCTGCGTCGCCGGGCACCGCGATTAGCCTTCATGCGATTTCTTAAAAAAAGACTTGACAAAAGCAAAAGGAGCTACACGATGATTTACAGAACAGAACTCTATGGAATAATCGGTGCGGGAGGATTTGGACGAGAGGTCATGCCGGTTGCACGCCAAATGATTGCCGACACTTATGGAAGCAAAGGACATGAATTGGTCTTTGTTGTTGAGAATCTCGAAAAACAAACAGTCATTAATGGGCATAAAGTGGTTAGCGAGTCATATTTCCTTTCTTGCCAAGCCGATAATAAATATTTTAACATCGCAATTGCAGACTACAAAACTCGCGAACGTATTGCCAACAAAATGCTTACGTCCAATATTAAACCTTTTACTATACAGGCCCTTAATAACGTCACTTATGACGACAATACAATAGGAGAAGGTGCAATTCTATGCCCTTTTACTACTGTAACATCCAATGCAAAGATCGGAAGATTTTTCATGCTAATATTTATTCTTATGTAGCTCATGATTGTGTAATTGGAGATTTTGTTACATTCGCTCCAAGCGTTCATTGCAATGGAAAAGTTGTTGTGGAGGATTAT of Desulfosarcina sp. BuS5 contains these proteins:
- a CDS encoding PglD-related sugar-binding protein — encoded protein: MIYRTELYGIIGAGGFGREVMPVARQMIADTYGSKGHELVFVVENLEKQTVINGHKVVSESYFLSCQADNKYFNIAIADYKTRERIANKMLTSNIKPFTIQALNNVTYDDNTIGEGAILCPFTTVTSNAKIGRFFMLIFILM
- a CDS encoding HEPN domain-containing protein, yielding MTEWSKDLVLYRMARAQETLEDARILANARRWNACVNRLYYACFYAVSALLVRHCLSSSKHTGVRSLFNRQYVRTGKIPKDLARIYNDLFERRQEGDYIDFVRFQEPQVLPWISKAEQLVGFIISLVEKEIS
- a CDS encoding DUF5615 family PIN-like protein, which gives rise to MNIMADECVDRQIVEILREEGHDVLYIAEIDPSISDDIVFERANQQNALLLTADKDFGELVFRQNKILNGVLFFRLAGLSQLAKAKIISSVVQEHSDKLYQSFTVVSPGIVRIRKGIR
- a CDS encoding 4-vinyl reductase, yielding MFNEERDYNKFVWEDLGDLESGRPNLGLSVPVFVYRLLQYTFRDVMITELGINKTNDIIIKAGSLAGRQFCENMLNRELDFNEFVSQLQKVLREQAIGILRIEKVDLENMRFTLTVAEDLDCSGLPPSDEVVCQYDEGFIVGCLNPHN
- a CDS encoding nucleotidyltransferase domain-containing protein, translating into MKRDELIEQIRQAIHEVELEAEIILYGSRSRGDALSESDWDLLILVDGPINDERTDRIRHRLYEIEWEYGEVISSIVRTREEWNSNLYQAIPFHQRVQQEGIRL
- a CDS encoding DUF433 domain-containing protein: MYEKFIQSEPSVMMGKPVITGTRISVELILEKLAAGETFEQIIDAHPRLTMDAIQAALGFAAKALKADVIYPISRVA